atccccagggcctgacaagttgttcacttGGACCCtacggaagacaagtgcagaaattattggggccttagcacagatatttaaatcatccttagtgacaggtgaggtactggaggattggaggacagacaatgttgttctgctgttcaagaaaggctgtaaaaatgaACTAGGAAATGATACGTTGGTGggcttgacatcagaactgggaaagttattgcaATTTGGGTGCAGGAACcaggtatatactgtaagtatttggataggtgtggactgataaaggatagacagcatggctctagccaatcttatagagtctcttgaggaagttatcagggaagtggatgaaggcaaggcagtggatgttgtctacatggacgttagcaaggcacttgacaaagtctcatatgggaggttggtcaagaaggttcagtcactcagcattcaagacgagacagtaaattggatgagacactgtctttgggagaagtcagagtgtggtagcagatggttgcctctctgactggaggcctgtgactagtggttgccacagggatcagtgctggatctgttgttgtttgtcatctatatcagtaatctggatgatagtgtggttaactggatcagcaaatttgtgtatGACAACAAAACTGGGGGTTTAGCGGACTGcgagaagactatcatggcttgcagtgtgatctgggcCAGGTggcaaaatggtttgagaaatggaaaatggaaattaatgcagaccagtgtgagtttttgcactttggtctgacctaccaagggaggtctttcacagtgactggtcgggcacagaggagtgttgtggatgaaagggacctgggaatacaagtccttaattcactgaaagtggtatcacaggtagatagggatggaaagaatgatttcagcccattgcccttcatgaaccaaagtactgataacaatagatggatgttatgttgacttctagaagaccttggtgaggcctaatttgaagtattgtgtgcagttttggtcatctacctacaggaaagatgtaaacgaaGTTCAGatatttcagagaaaattcacaaggatgttgccatgtctggagaacttgagttataaggaaagattgaacaaatcagGACTTTATaccttggaatgcagaagattgaggtgagatttgattgtgatagaggggcacagatagtgttAATGCAAGCTGGCCTTTTCCACGAagattgggtgggacaacaaccagaggccatgggttcagggtgaaccgtgaaatgttaaggggaacatgaggggaaacttcttcacacagatggtcatccggctgtggaatgagcagccagcacaagtggtgcatgcgagctcgatttcaacatttaagaggtttgtttggtacctggatggcagaggtgtgggagtgggctgtttaaatagttcagcacaaactagatggcccaaagggcctgtttctgtgttaaaattttctatgactgtgacagcaacctgaaataatacaaaaaatcACTCTAAGTACTTTTAACAGCTGTGTGGACTAACCAGTCACTTCAGCAGGAATTTTTATGtggcgttaaaactgtggcactttaagttaataatacataaaagaagatcCCAGTTGCACATCAAGAAAACctatttgtgtgagactgtttcagttactgtggggccaggcacccatgctgctcagcagaaacagggaataataccaatggagagagtcaaactgagccggtaacaaattggagatggcagaaatgccccctTCTTAtacagacaggaagagcatcagagagtttgatagtcattccagataccagcattcTGCCCAGTCaaaagatgatttctctgtccaacttgggttgaacctcattGTAACAGTGTGGTACCGGATCAAAGCTTGGCAACTCAAGTTATCTCATCTGTAATGTTGTCcgacacccattgatggattttgtaaatctttttacaggttaaaaacgagaagaaattggtttccaggaagctcaaacacagcacaccagtttggttgtctctgtctagatatttaaggagcaagggattcaattgaccatccttcctgctcaaactgtggggagggattcactcgatcatttgaccaactggcaagAACATCATTTTGtacaggagaaaggccgttcacctactcagtgggaatggattcattcggttatcacaattgaaggttcATCaggaagttcacactgggcaaggccattcacgtTCTGTGTGTCAGAAGGGATTCTGTCGGACATCCCACCTGCGAACACAACAATCAGTTCACAgcacaccgggcagaggctggtcatctgctgaatttctgggaaaggattcactcagtcatctgtcttaatggctcaccagcaagttcacaccagggagcggccgtttacctgctcagtctgtgagaagagatttactcagttatccaacctacagagtcaccagcgagttcacactggggagaagccattcacgtgctcagtctgtgggaaaggattcactctgtcatccactctgctggtacatcagcgagttcacactggggagaagctgttcacctgctcagactgtggaaagggattcacactgtcatcccgcctactggtacatcagcaaattcacactggggagaagccgttcacctgctcagtctgtggaaagagattcacacatTTATCCCAACTAcaaagtcaccagcgagttcacactggggagaagccattcacctgctcagaatgtgggaagagattcactgactcttccaccctacagagacatcagcgagttcacactggggagaagccattcacctgctcagtctgtgggaaaggattcagtcagtcatccgaACTGCAGAAACACCATCCAgcacacactggggagaagccgttcaactgctcagactgtgggaagagattcactcactcatccaccctacagagacaccagcgagttcacacagagGAGAAGCCATTGACctgcttagtctgtgggaagacattcactcagttatcccacctacatagtcaccagcgagttcacactggggagaaaccgttcatctgctcagtctgtgggaagagattcactcagttttccctcctacagagacaccagcgagttcacactggggagaagccgttcacatgctcagtctgtgggaagagattcactcatttatccaccctacagagacaccagcgagttcacactggggagaagccgttcacatgctcagtctgtgggaagagattcactcattcatccaccctacagagacaccagcgagttcacactggggagaagccgttcacatgctcagtctgtgggaagagattcactcattcatccaccctacagagacatcagcgagttcacactggggagaagtcattcacctgctcagaatgtgggaagagatacactgactcttccaccctacagagtcatcagcgagttcacactggggtgaagccgttcacctgctcagtctgtgggaagagattcactcagttatcaaacctacagagtcaccagcgagttcacactggggagaagccgttcacctgttcagaatgtgggaagagattcactctgttatcccacctacagagacaccagcgaattcacactggggagaagccgttcacctgttcagaatgtgggaagagattcactgactcttccaccctacagagacaccagcgaattcacactggggagaagccgttcgcctgttcagaatgtgggaagagattcactgactcttccaccctacagagacaccagcgaattcacactggggagaaaccattcacctgctcagaatgtgggaaaggattcactcagtcatctgacctgcagaaacaccatccagtacacactggggagaagccgttcacctgctcagtctgtcagaagagattcactcagtcatccaccctacagagtcaccaacgagttcacactggggagaagccgttcacctgctcagtctgtcggaggggattcactcagtcatacaccctacagagtcaccagcgagatcacactgtggagaagccgttcacctgctcagaatgtgggaagagattcactcactcttacaacctacagagacaccagcgagttcatactggggagaggccattcacctgctcagaatgtgggaagggattcactcagtcatctcacctacagagtcatcagcgagttcacactggggagaagccgttcacctgctcagtctgtgggaagggattcactcagtcattcaccctacagagacatcagcgagttcacactagagagaggccattcacctgctgagaatgtgggaagggattcactcagtcattgcacctactgacacacctgtcagttgacaatggggagtggccattgtaatgaatccctgggttttgtttgctgtggactcatttcaagagggagagagagattaagaatgcgaatcagtctgacttgcagcttgtttacatcactcgcagcttgtttagttttaaccgaggacacagacactcagagtcagaaggagatgaaggaggaaaaatggaaggatcaaaACCAGTAAaccagtggccaagggtcactgtttgtaaGTTTCCTATGCTCAtgagggtgggttaattatcagTTCACCATACATCGAATGTGTCGTTGTCCCTCATTTGGtgcataggagtggatctgatttgggatatcctgtggagaccacttatgtgttaacccttgcctggctgtggtgtggtcattcatttgaagatgataccccttatGACAGGTCACTTTAGGTGATAATTCTTATGTACATTTGTAAAGAtgatggataaaatctacagcaactgttctcTCATTTTCCCACCATGAATCCGAaagaattgccttctctcaacatttaccctggaaatacaaatatctctctctcatcacgTATTCTATGGTTGAACTGAACTtaaatactttaccatctcaagactccaagccctgagctcaatagtttgggagttatatttacacacatatatacacataacactcacgaggaaatatgcagatgctggaaattcaaacaacacacacaaaatgctgatgggaaactgcagaccaggcagcatctataaggagaagcactgtcgacgtttcgggccaagacccttcattaggactaactgaaaggaaagatagtaagagatttgaaagtagttgggggagggtgaaatgcgaaatgataagagaagacctgagagagtgggatgaagctaagagctggaaaggtgattggcgaatgggatacagagctggagaagggaaaggatcatgggacgggacgcctcgggagaaagagaagtgttgggggggggaagccccagagggagatggagaacaggcagacaactaaatatgtcaggtatggggtaagaaggggaggaggggcaataacagaagttagagaagtcaatgttcatgccatcaggttggaggctacctagctgttcgtccaacctgagtatggattCGTTTtgacagaggaggccatggattgacatatcagaatgggaatgggatgtggaattaaaatatgtggccactgggagtaatCTGTTGCTGGTGGTTCATTTATAAGTGTTAcggtttgtaacaaaatggggctACGTCTGGGAAATgaacaaatttaaggattgatttattattgatatcatttggaaatcccttttgatttatttgtgtctggaaaatcagcagcaatggatttTCATAGATATCTGGAAGGGTCAATCTCTCAGGCATTAGAAGACActagaaggattgagttgttgagtattgctaaaaCGTTAAAACTTGCAAAGGTGAAATTGACTTTGAGGGGGGCACtgatgcagaggataatagctgaacattatgtgtCTGAGGGAGTGTTTAAAgtgaaggagttggaggtgtttcctgaaagtaaacctcgtgagcttgagctccagtagaagttagaaaaattcaagatggtgtctgcggaaaggcagaggcagattcaggctagagaggcagaaaagcagacagaaaattctcttacaaagtgtaattaaggggaagggtTAACAAGTCTATACAGCTTTGACAGTTGCTGCAGcagctgattatttatttatttatgcgcccccccccccccaccccccaatcatcgccactgggctataaacgtgccggagcagtgtgtggttcagtgctttgttcaaggacacacacgctgcctcggctgaggctcgaactcatgaccttcagatcgcgaGTTCAACAACTTAACCAGCTGGCCACACACCACACATTATGACCTCATGaagcaggctgtgctcaaagcttacgagttgatcgcagaagcagacaggcaaaagtttagaaatttgaggaaatctgtgaaccagacttatatggaatttgcttatgagaaatttgtgtgtattgcaaactgttgcacatataaaaatgtaaatgatgattttaacagcttgaaagagttggttttaattgaagaattcaaaaaatGCATCCCTAATGACATAAAGacgtatttagatggaaatgatgctgccactatgcaggagtctgctagattagcagatcagtttgctttaactcataaggttaaTTTTACCCCGAATAAGAGTTTCCAACAGAGTAGCAGGGataaccagggtaaaccagaaattaatgctgggatttgtcacacttgtcaagttgttggtaaacctaatcaggtcatcccagtggccccactgcggcctatacctgcattcggtgaacccttttccaatgttatagtggattgtgttggcccattgccaatgactaaagctggccatcagtaactACAAagtattatgtgtactgcatccagattcccagaggcaatacctctcagaaatattaaagctaaaactgtggcgaaggctcttaccgagtttttttttactttatttgatttgcctcaagaaatccagtctgatcaacgaagtaattttacatctgggttattccagcaggtagtttatgtactgggagcaaaacaaattacatcatctacataccatccggaatcacaagaggctttagaaagatttcactctaccctcaaaacaatgattaagacatactgtgttgaaaatggaaacgactaggatgaaggaatacatttgtgTTCGTTCGCAGGAAGAGAGTCGGTTCGGGAATCATtgggctttactccatttgaactcgtatttggtcgcagagtgaggtgacctttgaccttgttaaaggagcGGTGGATTgctggggatgtacatgttaacttgtgactgtgttttgaagttcaaaaataaactacaacaatcctgtagtctagcgagacaaaacttaaaggtttc
This region of Hypanus sabinus isolate sHypSab1 unplaced genomic scaffold, sHypSab1.hap1 scaffold_246, whole genome shotgun sequence genomic DNA includes:
- the LOC132387974 gene encoding gastrula zinc finger protein XlCGF26.1-like; this translates as MAHQQVHTRERPFTCSVCEKRFTQLSNLQSHQRVHTGEKPFTCSVCGKGFTLSSTLLVHQRVHTGEKLFTCSDCGKGFTLSSRLLVHQQIHTGEKPFTCSVCGKRFTHLSQLQSHQRVHTGEKPFTCSECGKRFTDSSTLQRHQRVHTGEKPFTCSVCGKGFSQSSELQKHHPAHTGEKPFNCSDCGKRFTHSSTLQRHQRVHTEEKPLTCLVCGKTFTQLSHLHSHQRVHTGEKPFICSVCGKRFTQFSLLQRHQRVHTGEKPFTCSVCGKRFTHLSTLQRHQRVHTGEKPFTCSVCGKRFTHSSTLQRHQRVHTGEKPFTCSVCGKRFTHSSTLQRHQRVHTGEKSFTCSECGKRYTDSSTLQSHQRVHTGVKPFTCSVCGKRFTQLSNLQSHQRVHTGEKPFTCSECGKRFTLLSHLQRHQRIHTGEKPFTCSECGKRFTDSSTLQRHQRIHTGEKPFACSECGKRFTDSSTLQRHQRIHTGEKPFTCSECGKGFTQSSDLQKHHPVHTGEKPFTCSVCQKRFTQSSTLQSHQRVHTGEKPFTCSVCRRGFTQSYTLQSHQRDHTVEKPFTCSECGKRFTHSYNLQRHQRVHTGERPFTCSECGKGFTQSSHLQSHQRVHTGEKPFTCSVCGKGFTQSFTLQRHQRVHTRERPFTC